In Mastigocladopsis repens PCC 10914, a single window of DNA contains:
- a CDS encoding tetratricopeptide repeat protein has translation MVHTKHSKALIELGLEERLDAVERPSKIAYNAKGDYDLAIADYNAAIKLDPNSVYAYYYRGLVYKNQGSKDKAVADFKKVLELNKDRDLSQRASKQLQELSTF, from the coding sequence TTGGTACATACCAAACACAGTAAAGCTCTGATAGAGCTTGGTTTAGAAGAGCGTTTAGATGCTGTGGAGCGTCCATCCAAAATTGCTTACAACGCTAAAGGAGACTACGACCTTGCAATTGCTGATTACAATGCAGCTATCAAATTAGACCCTAACTCAGTCTACGCTTACTACTACCGAGGGTTAGTTTACAAAAATCAAGGCAGTAAAGACAAGGCGGTTGCAGACTTCAAGAAAGTTCTGGAATTAAATAAAGATAGAGATTTAAGCCAAAGAGCTTCTAAACAACTTCAAGAACTCTCCACGTTTTGA
- a CDS encoding ABC transporter ATP-binding protein, whose translation MAQTVTQNQGGKAAFESLDIELHNVFKFFNQEPAVHGVDLEVRQGEFFSILGPSGCGKTTTLRLIAGFERADAGKVLIRGQSVVNVPPYRRPVNTVFQSYALFNHLNVWDNVAFGLRLKKLRKAEIQSRVKEALELVKMEGLRSRFPSQLSGGQQQRIALARALVNRPAVLLLDEPLGALDLKLRKEMQVELSNLHKELGLTFILVTHDQEEALSLSDRIAVMNQGKIEQIGIPNEIYEQPQTLFVADFIGDTNLFEGEIAGVDAFNVRILTKTGISIVVTRQQNTPTEISQAVVVSVRPEKIQLSLYKPSLQTNCFEGRLVNIMYLGTHINYIVQLINGLRITVLQPNTFGNLPGRETPIYAWWAENDCLALVKS comes from the coding sequence ATGGCTCAAACTGTGACCCAGAATCAGGGAGGGAAAGCGGCTTTTGAGTCGCTTGATATTGAACTGCATAATGTTTTTAAGTTTTTTAACCAAGAGCCAGCGGTACATGGAGTAGACCTGGAAGTCAGGCAGGGAGAATTCTTTAGTATCTTGGGTCCCTCCGGTTGTGGAAAGACAACTACGCTGCGCTTGATAGCTGGGTTTGAAAGAGCCGACGCCGGCAAGGTGTTGATTCGAGGTCAGTCTGTGGTAAATGTTCCTCCTTATCGCCGACCTGTCAACACTGTATTTCAAAGCTATGCTTTGTTTAATCACTTGAATGTTTGGGATAATGTCGCATTTGGACTGCGGCTGAAAAAATTACGCAAAGCAGAAATTCAAAGCAGAGTTAAAGAAGCTCTAGAACTAGTGAAAATGGAAGGGTTGCGATCGCGCTTTCCCAGTCAACTATCTGGCGGTCAACAGCAAAGGATCGCATTGGCAAGGGCGCTTGTTAATCGTCCCGCAGTGTTGCTACTAGATGAACCTCTTGGGGCGCTAGACTTAAAACTGCGTAAAGAAATGCAGGTTGAACTCTCAAATTTACATAAAGAACTGGGGTTGACCTTTATCTTGGTGACTCACGACCAAGAAGAGGCATTGTCCTTGTCAGATCGCATTGCTGTCATGAATCAAGGCAAAATTGAGCAAATAGGCATCCCTAACGAAATTTACGAACAACCCCAGACACTATTTGTAGCCGATTTTATTGGTGATACCAATTTATTTGAAGGTGAAATAGCAGGTGTGGATGCTTTCAACGTCAGAATTTTGACAAAAACAGGCATCTCAATTGTCGTGACCCGCCAACAGAATACACCAACAGAAATATCGCAAGCAGTGGTAGTCAGTGTCCGCCCAGAAAAAATTCAGCTTTCGCTTTATAAACCCAGTTTGCAAACGAACTGCTTTGAAGGACGGCTAGTCAACATCATGTATCTCGGAACGCACATTAATTATATTGTCCAATTGATAAACGGCCTACGCATCACTGTTTTGCAGCCCAATACTTTTGGTAATTTGCCAGGTCGTGAAACACCCATATATGCATGGTGGGCTGAAAATGACTGTTTGGCTTTAGTCAAGAGTTAA
- a CDS encoding polyamine ABC transporter substrate-binding protein, producing MTNRRQFLKGIAALSSLSLASCGWRLGNVRAYSATQGPRDQLYVYTWEQYTDKELFKTFNAQIGIKLFADVFDSNETMLSKLQAGGGGAYSVIYPSDYMVQKMVTLGLLTELNRDRLIGLDNLFLRFQNPTYDPNNRHSLPFSWGTTGFIYNSEKLKTPPEDWEYLWQNQEQLSKRITLMNDVREVMGGVLRMLGYSYNSKDENEIKQAYEKLKVLKPALAAFTTDAWRNQILAGDLLLAMCYSSDAVKISKENPKLKYVIPKSGSSLWTDTIVIPKTAPNIEGAYAWINLILRPEVAAQTSQRLSLSTPNRAGFEQLPKKVQNNSSLFPPESILEKCERLAPLGQIEEVYERYWTQLTSG from the coding sequence ATGACAAACAGACGGCAATTTCTAAAAGGAATAGCTGCACTTTCTAGCTTGTCTTTAGCTAGTTGTGGCTGGAGACTTGGCAATGTGCGAGCTTATTCTGCTACCCAAGGTCCTCGTGACCAACTTTATGTTTATACTTGGGAGCAATATACAGATAAAGAATTATTCAAAACTTTTAACGCCCAAATAGGGATTAAACTGTTTGCAGATGTGTTTGATTCAAATGAAACCATGTTGAGTAAGCTGCAAGCTGGCGGTGGTGGTGCTTATAGTGTGATTTACCCAAGCGACTACATGGTGCAGAAGATGGTGACCTTGGGGTTGTTAACAGAATTAAATCGCGATCGCTTAATCGGTTTAGATAATTTATTTCTAAGGTTTCAAAATCCTACATATGACCCCAATAACCGTCACAGTTTACCCTTTAGTTGGGGGACAACGGGTTTTATTTACAATTCCGAAAAACTAAAAACTCCGCCAGAAGATTGGGAGTATCTTTGGCAGAATCAAGAACAACTGTCAAAGCGGATAACCTTGATGAATGATGTCCGAGAGGTGATGGGTGGAGTATTACGGATGCTGGGTTACTCCTACAACTCAAAAGACGAAAACGAAATTAAACAAGCTTATGAAAAGTTGAAGGTTCTCAAACCTGCACTTGCAGCTTTTACCACAGATGCTTGGCGTAACCAAATTTTGGCAGGAGATTTACTTTTGGCAATGTGTTACTCATCAGATGCGGTGAAAATCTCTAAAGAAAATCCTAAATTAAAGTATGTGATTCCTAAGAGCGGTTCCTCATTATGGACTGATACAATAGTTATTCCCAAAACAGCCCCAAATATTGAGGGAGCCTATGCTTGGATTAACTTGATTTTACGACCAGAAGTGGCAGCCCAAACGAGTCAACGCCTCAGTCTTTCTACACCTAACCGTGCTGGGTTTGAGCAATTACCCAAGAAAGTGCAGAATAATTCTAGCTTATTTCCCCCAGAGTCGATTCTAGAAAAGTGCGAACGTCTCGCTCCTTTGGGGCAAATTGAAGAGGTTTACGAACGCTACTGGACCCAATTAACGAGTGGCTAA
- a CDS encoding four helix bundle protein, with the protein MAEGLADEIWKIVDGWNLFAKDTIGKQIVRSADSIGANIAEGVGRGTYQDNRRFVRIARGSLNETQHWLRRAYSRNLLTAEQIDTLKLIIK; encoded by the coding sequence TTGGCAGAAGGATTAGCAGATGAAATTTGGAAAATTGTAGACGGATGGAATTTGTTTGCCAAGGATACAATTGGTAAACAGATTGTAAGGTCAGCAGATAGCATCGGGGCAAATATAGCGGAAGGAGTTGGAAGAGGTACATATCAAGATAACCGACGATTCGTAAGAATTGCGAGAGGTTCTTTAAACGAAACTCAACACTGGCTAAGAAGAGCATATAGCCGTAACTTATTGACAGCCGAACAGATAGATACACTAAAGTTAATCATTAAATGA